A region from the Acidobacteriota bacterium genome encodes:
- a CDS encoding tagatose 1,6-diphosphate aldolase, translating to MKLTPGKLAGMKAVSDARGVIAAAAMDQRGSLQKALAKEKGVPNVPESMLEEFKSIVTEVLTQYASAILLDPEYGLPAAKRRNKSSGLLLAYEQTGYDNNRPGRIPDLLNHWSVRRLKEAGADCIKVLIYYSPFDSKEINDEKHAFVERIGDECRGQDIPYFLEFVGYDPQGGDEKGLEYARRKPESVIRSMEEFTKENYGIDVMKAEVPINMKFVEGVRSNAGKGSAYTRKEAMELFRKSAAVATKPFIYLSAGVSNEEFAETLELAAESGVKFNGVLCGRATWAAGIPVFAKQGQKAFVEWMKTEGVKNIQNVNEKLKAATPWYEVYGAELKAALA from the coding sequence GTGAAGTTGACACCCGGAAAACTGGCCGGCATGAAAGCAGTCTCCGATGCGCGAGGCGTAATCGCGGCGGCGGCAATGGATCAGCGCGGATCGCTGCAGAAGGCTCTTGCCAAGGAAAAGGGCGTGCCTAATGTCCCCGAGAGCATGCTGGAAGAGTTCAAGAGCATCGTCACTGAAGTGCTTACACAATATGCCAGCGCTATCCTGCTCGATCCGGAGTACGGACTGCCGGCCGCGAAGCGCCGCAACAAAAGTTCGGGCCTGCTGCTTGCGTACGAACAGACGGGATACGACAACAACCGGCCCGGGCGCATTCCCGACCTCCTCAATCACTGGTCGGTCCGTCGGTTGAAAGAAGCGGGCGCGGATTGCATCAAGGTACTCATCTACTACTCGCCGTTCGATTCCAAAGAAATCAACGATGAGAAGCACGCCTTCGTTGAACGCATCGGCGACGAATGCCGCGGACAGGACATTCCGTACTTTCTCGAATTCGTCGGATACGATCCGCAAGGTGGCGATGAAAAAGGTTTGGAATACGCGAGACGCAAGCCTGAGAGCGTAATTCGCAGCATGGAGGAGTTCACAAAGGAGAATTACGGAATAGACGTCATGAAGGCCGAAGTGCCTATCAACATGAAGTTCGTGGAGGGAGTGAGAAGCAACGCAGGGAAGGGTTCCGCCTACACCCGCAAAGAAGCGATGGAGCTATTCCGCAAATCGGCAGCCGTTGCCACGAAGCCGTTTATCTATTTATCCGCTGGAGTGAGCAATGAGGAATTCGCTGAGACGCTGGAGCTAGCTGCCGAATCAGGTGTCAAATTTAACGGAGTGCTTTGCGGACGCGCAACCTGGGCCGCTGGGATTCCCGTATTTGCAAAACAGGGACAGAAGGCTTTCGTTGAGTGGATGAAAACCGAAGGCGTTAAGAACATCCAGAACGTCAATGAAAAATTGAAAGCCGCGACTCCCTGGTACGAGGTCTACGGAGCGGAATTGAAGGCGGCTCTCGCTTAA
- a CDS encoding ribonuclease PH — protein MSSFRSDNRTSEQMRPVKITPDYIAMAEGSALIEVGHTRVICTASIEETVPGFLRNSGKGWITSEYAMLPRATLTRTPRESSKGHVGGRTHEIQRLIGRSLRAVVDLSKLGERTIYIDCDVIQADGGTRTASITGAYVALALALRRLMAAGTLKKSPLRDTVAATSVGIVDGAVLLDLAYDEDSRAQVDMNLVMTGAGRFIELQATAEQVAFDDQQLAQLLRIGRQGITELMKLQNAALERVQ, from the coding sequence ATGTCTTCTTTCCGCAGTGACAATCGCACCTCTGAGCAGATGCGTCCGGTAAAAATTACCCCTGATTACATCGCTATGGCTGAGGGATCTGCGCTCATTGAGGTTGGACATACGCGGGTAATCTGCACGGCATCGATCGAAGAAACGGTACCGGGATTCCTTCGCAACAGCGGGAAAGGCTGGATTACCAGTGAGTACGCTATGCTGCCACGGGCGACGCTCACGCGAACTCCACGGGAATCGAGCAAAGGGCACGTTGGGGGAAGAACACATGAGATCCAGCGCCTCATCGGCAGGTCGCTGCGAGCTGTTGTGGATTTGTCAAAATTGGGTGAGCGAACGATCTATATCGACTGCGATGTCATTCAGGCAGATGGGGGCACCCGCACGGCGTCAATTACCGGAGCTTATGTTGCGTTGGCGCTGGCGCTGCGCCGATTGATGGCTGCCGGAACCTTGAAGAAATCGCCGTTGCGCGACACCGTGGCAGCAACGAGTGTAGGCATCGTCGATGGCGCTGTGCTCCTCGATCTCGCCTATGACGAAGATTCACGTGCACAGGTGGACATGAATCTGGTCATGACCGGGGCCGGCCGATTTATAGAGCTGCAAGCTACAGCCGAGCAGGTCGCATTTGATGACCAACAACTGGCACAGCTCCTGCGAATCGGCCGTCAAGGTATTACAGAACTAATGAAGTTGCAGAACGCGGCATTAGAGCGAGTCCAGTAG
- a CDS encoding response regulator, producing MTENNSGKSKPKVLVVDDERVIADTLAIILNQNGFAATAVYSGTGAIEKARSERPDLIISDVIMDDMNGIDAAINIRKFLPSCKILLFSGQAATADLLQNARAKGHQFEILAKPVHPQDLLAKLRD from the coding sequence ATGACTGAAAACAATAGCGGAAAAAGCAAACCCAAAGTTCTGGTCGTGGATGATGAGCGCGTAATCGCGGATACCCTGGCAATCATCCTGAATCAAAACGGATTCGCCGCAACCGCAGTCTACAGCGGCACGGGAGCGATCGAAAAAGCTCGCAGCGAACGGCCAGACCTGATCATCAGCGATGTCATCATGGACGACATGAACGGCATCGATGCCGCCATCAACATCCGCAAATTTCTGCCCTCCTGCAAAATCCTGCTTTTCTCAGGACAGGCCGCAACGGCCGATCTGCTGCAAAACGCTCGCGCCAAAGGCCATCAATTCGAAATCCTCGCCAAACCGGTTCATCCGCAGGATTTGCTGGCTAAGCTCCGCGACTGA
- a CDS encoding ABC transporter produces the protein MAAVLEFESISKRYRSFRGPEHWALRDFSLQLEPGEIMGFLGPNGAGKTTAIHIALGLVQPTAGKGTLLRQPFGNVLVRQKLGFLSEAPAFYHQDARNALKFYAQLNGVTEPNLSRRVKDLLESVDLAEDANRNIGKFSRGMLQRVGIAQALINDPELLILDEPTSALDPLSRLKMRELLLQHRSRGKSIFLSSHQLSEIELICDRVIFIQKGRVIAGGHTQELLRDCGEFEITASGLRLAPPQAQKSHVQDGHLVFLTTAAQQRRSIEQVWSAGGTVVSVVPKTRTMEELFVELMTNSESTRGKTQ, from the coding sequence ATGGCTGCAGTCCTCGAATTCGAAAGCATCAGCAAGCGATACCGCTCATTCCGCGGACCAGAGCATTGGGCGCTTCGTGACTTCAGCCTGCAATTGGAACCTGGCGAGATCATGGGTTTCCTCGGCCCGAACGGCGCGGGAAAAACAACTGCCATTCACATCGCCCTAGGCTTGGTCCAACCGACAGCGGGAAAGGGTACTCTGCTACGTCAGCCGTTCGGAAATGTTCTCGTTCGGCAGAAGCTTGGCTTTCTTTCGGAAGCTCCAGCTTTTTATCATCAAGATGCACGTAATGCTCTGAAGTTTTATGCACAGCTCAATGGCGTGACGGAACCAAACCTCTCGCGTCGCGTGAAGGATCTTCTTGAGTCAGTCGATCTGGCAGAAGACGCGAATCGCAACATCGGCAAATTCTCGCGCGGAATGCTGCAGAGAGTTGGAATCGCGCAGGCGCTGATCAACGACCCCGAATTGCTGATTCTTGATGAACCCACCTCAGCCCTTGATCCCCTATCGCGGCTCAAAATGCGAGAACTTTTGCTGCAGCATCGCAGTCGTGGAAAGAGCATCTTCCTGAGCTCGCATCAGCTCTCCGAAATCGAACTGATCTGCGATCGCGTGATCTTCATCCAAAAAGGTCGTGTGATAGCTGGAGGTCACACGCAAGAACTGCTCCGGGATTGCGGTGAATTCGAGATCACAGCATCTGGCCTTCGCTTGGCGCCTCCGCAGGCACAGAAGAGTCACGTCCAGGACGGACATCTTGTGTTTTTGACAACGGCAGCACAACAGCGCAGGTCCATCGAGCAAGTCTGGTCAGCGGGAGGAACCGTCGTCAGCGTCGTACCAAAAACGCGAACCATGGAAGAATTGTTTGTTGAGCTTATGACCAACTCCGAATCCACGCGGGGGAAGACGCAATGA
- a CDS encoding ATPase — protein MRKFTFFLLAMTVLFIASPLYAQAGGGTAPTFNWAIPIGAGIGMGIASGLCGIGQGRATASAAEALARNPGARAGIQLFLILGLALIESLALYTLVIIFAKT, from the coding sequence ATGCGTAAGTTCACGTTCTTTCTTCTGGCAATGACGGTCCTCTTCATTGCCTCGCCGCTCTACGCGCAAGCGGGAGGGGGCACTGCACCAACTTTCAACTGGGCAATTCCGATCGGTGCTGGTATTGGAATGGGAATCGCGTCTGGTCTTTGCGGTATTGGTCAGGGACGCGCCACTGCTTCGGCTGCAGAAGCGCTGGCTCGCAATCCCGGAGCACGCGCCGGAATCCAGCTCTTCCTGATCCTCGGCCTCGCTCTGATTGAGTCCCTCGCGCTGTACACACTGGTAATCATCTTCGCCAAGACATAG
- the atpB gene encoding ATP synthase F0 subunit A: MTEELLFTHFLNKYFGAIAIKILAALGAHPVTAGENKAYLFTYNPAAPISNFFAMEVLVGSILVVLFIWTRSRISVDRPGAMQHAFEVVEEFVNHQSEEIIPAHGVEKFTPFLVALGLFILISNLIGLVPGFLSPTATPAVPLGLAIVAWLYYHWHGIRKQGVLTYAKHFTGPMPILAPLMIPIEIISHIARMMSLTIRLYANIFAGDLVTLVFFSLIPIGIPVIFLGLHLFVALLQAYIFVLLATVYLAGAVAEEH, encoded by the coding sequence TTTACGCATTTCTTGAACAAGTACTTTGGCGCAATCGCCATTAAGATCCTGGCGGCGCTCGGCGCGCATCCCGTTACAGCCGGCGAAAACAAAGCCTACCTGTTCACTTACAATCCTGCGGCCCCGATATCGAATTTTTTCGCCATGGAGGTGCTGGTCGGCAGCATCCTCGTGGTTCTGTTCATCTGGACGCGATCTAGAATCTCAGTCGATCGTCCCGGAGCGATGCAGCACGCCTTCGAAGTAGTCGAAGAGTTTGTCAATCATCAAAGCGAAGAGATCATTCCCGCTCACGGTGTTGAGAAGTTCACGCCATTTCTAGTGGCGTTAGGACTATTTATCCTAATCAGCAACTTGATCGGACTGGTGCCCGGATTCCTATCGCCAACGGCCACTCCTGCAGTGCCGCTGGGGCTGGCAATCGTAGCGTGGCTCTACTACCACTGGCATGGAATCAGAAAACAGGGTGTGCTTACCTACGCGAAGCATTTCACCGGCCCTATGCCGATTCTGGCGCCGTTAATGATCCCGATTGAAATCATCAGCCACATCGCTCGCATGATGTCGCTCACGATTCGTCTTTATGCCAATATCTTCGCCGGTGATTTGGTAACGCTGGTCTTCTTTTCGCTCATTCCAATTGGTATTCCGGTCATTTTTCTCGGTCTTCACTTATTTGTTGCCTTGCTTCAGGCATACATCTTCGTGCTGCTCGCGACCGTGTACCTCGCCGGCGCAGTGGCCGAAGAACACTAG